Proteins encoded by one window of Enterococcus saccharolyticus subsp. saccharolyticus:
- a CDS encoding DHH family phosphoesterase: MTTAIGIISLDNYDDVIDKMDDKHISYLNTLVTTLISDWASDYHIFYKRINSERYFFVADTADILRMQEKQFDLLQHMKQADIHSELVLTMSMGIAYGEASAEKIGEIAQSNLDMALARGGDQVVVKDTNPQAKPQFFGGNTDGTIKRTRTRSRAMNMALNRIFKDNQKIFIMGHRYPDMDAIGAAFGVATLGRFLNKECYIILNRDEVTADITRGLAEIDNYPEVKDMVISSHEALALLDKHSVLVMVDYHKPSMSISQEVYEACEKIVIIDHHRRGDEFPINPLLTYIEASASSASELVAELIQYQADKTHGLSKITATLLLAGIYVDTKSFAVRTTGRTFDIASYLKNHGADLSIVHDLLSSDLEAYLQISELVSRSEHVTPDIVVSIGPNDRAYDNVTVAKAADTLLSMNDIQAAFVVTKRLDQRIGISARSSGKVNVQKLMENFGGGGHFTNAATQIEGQTLEKVREMLFNELRRLAKKE, translated from the coding sequence ATGACAACAGCAATTGGTATTATCTCACTAGATAATTACGATGATGTAATTGATAAAATGGATGACAAACATATTTCTTACCTCAATACTTTAGTCACAACATTGATTTCTGACTGGGCAAGTGACTATCATATTTTTTATAAACGTATTAATTCAGAACGTTATTTTTTTGTAGCGGATACAGCAGATATTTTACGGATGCAAGAAAAACAATTTGATTTATTACAACATATGAAACAAGCTGATATTCATAGTGAATTAGTTTTGACGATGAGTATGGGGATTGCTTATGGTGAGGCATCTGCTGAAAAAATCGGCGAAATTGCTCAAAGTAATCTGGATATGGCTTTGGCTCGTGGGGGCGACCAAGTTGTAGTCAAAGATACAAATCCACAAGCAAAACCACAATTTTTTGGTGGCAATACAGATGGAACAATTAAACGGACGCGAACTCGTTCACGCGCAATGAATATGGCATTAAACCGTATTTTTAAAGACAATCAAAAAATCTTTATCATGGGGCATCGTTACCCTGATATGGATGCGATTGGTGCTGCTTTTGGGGTGGCAACGCTTGGAAGATTTTTAAATAAAGAGTGCTATATTATTTTGAATCGTGATGAAGTAACAGCCGATATTACACGTGGATTAGCAGAAATTGATAATTATCCTGAAGTCAAAGATATGGTTATTTCGAGTCATGAAGCATTGGCATTGTTGGATAAACACAGCGTATTAGTGATGGTTGATTATCATAAACCTTCGATGTCGATTTCTCAAGAAGTCTATGAGGCTTGTGAAAAAATCGTTATTATTGATCATCATCGTCGTGGCGATGAATTTCCTATAAATCCACTATTGACGTACATTGAAGCTTCGGCATCGTCTGCGTCAGAATTAGTGGCGGAATTGATTCAATATCAAGCGGATAAGACACATGGACTATCCAAAATTACTGCGACATTATTATTGGCCGGTATTTATGTGGATACGAAAAGTTTTGCTGTCCGTACCACAGGAAGAACATTTGATATTGCAAGTTATTTAAAAAATCATGGAGCGGATTTATCAATTGTCCATGATTTATTGAGTTCTGATTTAGAAGCGTATTTACAAATTAGTGAATTGGTTTCGCGCAGTGAACATGTGACACCGGATATTGTGGTTTCCATCGGTCCAAACGATAGAGCCTATGATAATGTGACTGTAGCCAAAGCAGCAGATACACTGTTATCAATGAATGACATTCAAGCAGCTTTTGTGGTGACCAAACGCTTGGATCAACGTATTGGGATAAGTGCCCGTAGTTCTGGTAAAGTGAACGTTCAAAAGTTAATGGAAAACTTCGGTGGTGGCGGACATTTCACGAATGCGGCGACGCAAATTGAGGGGCAAACGCTTGAAAAAGTCCGGGAAATGCTATTTAATGAATTAAGAAGACTAGCAAAAAAGGAGTAA
- the rplI gene encoding 50S ribosomal protein L9, whose amino-acid sequence MKVIFLEDVKGKGKKGEVKEVPTGYAQNYLIKNNLAKEANRESLAEMSGKKKAKEKQDAEALKEAQTLKDFLEKEETVVEIKAKAGADSRLFGSIPSKQITDALNKQYNVKVDKRKVDLKQPIRSLGFTDVPAKLHPEVTATIKVHVVSE is encoded by the coding sequence ATGAAAGTTATTTTCTTAGAAGACGTAAAAGGAAAAGGCAAAAAAGGGGAAGTCAAAGAAGTTCCTACTGGTTATGCCCAAAATTACTTAATTAAAAATAATCTGGCAAAAGAAGCGAATCGTGAAAGCTTAGCAGAAATGTCAGGCAAGAAAAAAGCTAAAGAAAAACAAGATGCTGAAGCACTTAAAGAAGCACAAACACTCAAAGATTTCTTAGAAAAAGAAGAAACAGTCGTTGAAATTAAAGCAAAAGCAGGTGCTGATAGTCGTCTATTTGGTTCAATTCCTTCCAAACAAATTACAGATGCACTAAACAAACAATACAACGTTAAAGTAGACAAACGTAAGGTGGATTTGAAACAACCGATTCGTTCATTAGGTTTTACTGATGTGCCAGCCAAATTGCATCCAGAAGTTACAGCAACCATTAAGGTACATGTAGTTAGCGAATAA
- the rpsF gene encoding 30S ribosomal protein S6 yields the protein MENTKYEILYIIRPNIDEEAKTALVERFDAILTDNGAEVLESKLWEKRRLAYEMNGFREGIYHIVKVSSPSNANAINEFDRLAKINDSIIRHMIVKEEA from the coding sequence ATGGAAAATACGAAATATGAAATTCTTTATATTATTCGTCCAAACATTGATGAAGAAGCAAAAACTGCTTTAGTGGAACGTTTTGACGCTATTTTGACTGATAACGGAGCGGAAGTTCTTGAGTCAAAACTTTGGGAAAAACGCCGTCTAGCATATGAAATGAACGGATTCCGTGAAGGTATCTATCACATCGTTAAAGTGTCTTCTCCATCAAACGCAAATGCAATCAACGAATTTGACCGTCTTGCTAAAATCAACGACAGCATTATTCGTCACATGATTGTTAAAGAAGAAGCTTAA
- the dnaB gene encoding replicative DNA helicase, with protein MNEVWQDRVPPQDIEAEQAVLGAVFLDSDAIIEAMELIEPRDFYRRSHQIIFQCMIQLNDRNEAIDLITLKAEIEKSNALEDVGGISYLTELGQASPSSAGVSHYAKIVDDKATLRNLIQAANRIVTKGFEQDEEVQAIVDDAEKSILEVSEKRNSTGFQSIADVLNRTIENIDRLAQNDEEITGLPTGYQALDKMTAGLQKEELIILAARPAVGKTAFALNIAQNVGTKTDNTVAIFSLEMGAESLVSRMLCAEGSIEASHLRTGQLTDDEWRNLIVAMGSLSRASIYIDDTPGIKISEIRARCRKLAQEKGNLGLILIDYLQLIEGTGRESRQQEVSEISRQLKKLAKELKVPVIALSQLSRGVEQRQDKRPVLSDIRESGSIEQDADIVAFLYRDDYYQREGDEDENSEEPQNDNVIEVIIEKNRSGARGTVELLFIKEYNKFSSLSPREEFA; from the coding sequence ATGAATGAAGTTTGGCAAGATCGTGTGCCACCACAAGATATCGAAGCAGAACAAGCCGTCTTGGGGGCCGTTTTCCTTGATTCTGATGCCATTATCGAAGCAATGGAATTGATTGAGCCCCGTGACTTTTACCGTCGCAGTCATCAAATTATCTTTCAGTGCATGATTCAATTGAATGACCGCAATGAAGCGATTGATCTGATTACATTAAAAGCTGAAATTGAAAAAAGTAATGCCTTAGAAGATGTAGGTGGAATTAGTTATTTAACTGAACTAGGTCAAGCGTCTCCCTCTTCAGCAGGTGTCTCCCACTATGCAAAAATCGTGGATGATAAAGCAACTTTGCGTAATTTAATTCAAGCTGCCAACCGAATAGTCACGAAAGGTTTCGAGCAAGATGAAGAAGTTCAAGCAATTGTTGATGATGCAGAAAAAAGCATTTTAGAAGTATCCGAAAAAAGAAACAGCACAGGCTTTCAATCCATTGCGGATGTCTTAAATCGAACAATTGAAAATATTGACCGTTTGGCACAAAATGATGAAGAAATCACTGGCCTACCAACGGGGTATCAAGCCTTAGATAAAATGACAGCAGGATTACAAAAAGAAGAATTAATTATTTTAGCCGCACGACCAGCTGTAGGTAAAACTGCATTTGCATTGAATATTGCTCAAAATGTAGGGACAAAAACCGATAATACGGTCGCTATTTTTAGTTTGGAAATGGGCGCTGAATCATTGGTAAGTCGGATGCTTTGTGCAGAAGGTTCGATCGAAGCAAGTCATTTGCGTACCGGGCAATTAACAGATGATGAATGGCGAAATTTAATTGTTGCAATGGGGAGTTTATCCCGTGCTAGTATCTATATCGATGATACACCCGGGATTAAAATTTCAGAAATTCGCGCACGTTGCCGAAAATTAGCACAAGAAAAAGGGAATTTAGGCTTAATTTTAATTGACTACTTGCAATTGATTGAAGGAACGGGTCGTGAAAGTCGTCAACAAGAAGTTTCGGAGATTTCACGTCAATTGAAAAAACTCGCTAAAGAATTAAAAGTACCCGTAATTGCATTGTCTCAGCTTTCACGTGGTGTGGAACAACGTCAAGACAAGCGTCCGGTTTTAAGTGATATTCGTGAATCGGGTTCGATTGAGCAAGATGCCGATATTGTGGCCTTTTTATATCGTGATGATTATTATCAACGAGAAGGCGATGAGGATGAAAATAGTGAGGAACCACAAAACGATAACGTTATCGAAGTCATCATTGAAAAAAACCGTAGTGGTGCTCGTGGGACGGTGGAATTACTTTTTATCAAAGAATATAATAAATTTTCTTCGCTTTCTCCAAGGGAAGAATTTGCTTAA
- the rpsR gene encoding 30S ribosomal protein S18: protein MAQQRRGGRKRRKVDYLAANHIEHVDYKDVELLKRFISERGKILPRRVTGTGAKNQRKLTVAIKRARIMGLLPFVGEEN from the coding sequence ATGGCACAACAAAGAAGAGGCGGACGCAAACGTCGTAAAGTAGACTATCTTGCAGCTAATCATATCGAACACGTTGATTACAAAGACGTTGAATTATTAAAAAGATTTATCTCAGAACGCGGTAAAATTTTACCACGTCGTGTAACTGGTACTGGTGCTAAAAACCAACGTAAATTAACAGTTGCTATTAAACGCGCACGTATTATGGGATTACTTCCATTCGTAGGCGAAGAAAATTAA
- a CDS encoding VTT domain-containing protein, with product MIIIDFILHVDEHLLYLVQQYGAGIYPLLFAILFIETGLVVFPFLPGDSLLFAGGALAAISDSLSLPLILVTCVVASILGNTINYSLGRHFGTHALYEGKLSRFIKAEELQKAEDFFNEKGKFTIFIGRFLPFIRTFVPFIAGSTKMNRSTFMFYNVISGCCWVFIATLAGYFLGNIPFINAHFSMIMLVIIFVSLLPMLISVAKGWRARRQAQ from the coding sequence ATGATTATTATTGATTTTATTTTGCATGTAGATGAACATTTACTTTATCTAGTGCAACAATATGGGGCGGGGATTTATCCGCTATTATTTGCTATTTTATTTATTGAAACAGGATTGGTGGTTTTTCCTTTTTTACCAGGCGATTCGTTGCTGTTTGCAGGTGGTGCTTTAGCGGCCATTAGTGATAGTTTGAGTTTACCGTTAATCCTTGTAACATGTGTTGTTGCTTCTATTTTAGGCAATACGATTAATTATAGTTTAGGTCGTCATTTTGGTACACATGCACTATACGAAGGGAAATTATCACGTTTTATCAAAGCAGAGGAATTGCAAAAAGCGGAAGATTTCTTCAATGAAAAGGGCAAGTTCACAATTTTTATTGGACGCTTCTTACCCTTTATTCGGACATTCGTACCATTTATTGCTGGTTCAACTAAAATGAATCGCAGTACGTTTATGTTTTACAATGTCATTAGTGGTTGTTGCTGGGTATTCATCGCAACCCTCGCTGGTTATTTCTTAGGAAATATTCCTTTTATTAATGCCCATTTTTCAATGATTATGCTCGTTATCATTTTTGTTTCATTATTGCCAATGCTAATTTCTGTAGCAAAAGGCTGGCGAGCAAGAAGACAAGCACAATAA
- the ssb gene encoding single-stranded DNA-binding protein: MINNVVLVGRLTKDPDLRYTASGTAVATFSLAVNRNFTNQSGERDADFINCVIWRKSAETLANYARKGTLLGVTGRIQTRNYENQQGQRVYVTEVVAENFQLLESRSTSEQRRGSDGGDFGGNQSNFGNSYNQNQTSQQSNGMPSFDRDNSDPFGGSSIDISDDDLPF; the protein is encoded by the coding sequence TTGATTAACAACGTTGTATTAGTAGGAAGATTGACAAAAGATCCTGATTTACGTTATACCGCAAGTGGTACGGCTGTTGCTACTTTCTCATTAGCAGTGAATCGTAATTTTACGAATCAGAGTGGTGAAAGAGATGCAGATTTTATTAACTGTGTGATTTGGAGAAAATCAGCAGAAACACTAGCAAATTATGCCCGTAAAGGTACATTGCTTGGAGTGACAGGAAGAATTCAAACAAGAAACTATGAAAACCAACAAGGTCAAAGAGTTTATGTTACTGAAGTTGTAGCAGAAAACTTCCAATTACTAGAATCTCGTTCAACTAGCGAACAACGTCGTGGAAGCGATGGCGGCGATTTTGGTGGAAATCAATCAAACTTTGGAAACAGCTACAATCAAAATCAAACATCTCAACAATCAAACGGAATGCCTAGTTTTGATCGAGACAACTCTGATCCATTCGGGGGTTCATCAATCGACATTTCAGATGACGATTTACCATTCTAA
- a CDS encoding fructose-bisphosphatase class III, producing the protein MSKEKYYALLKEKFQNKENVVTEIINLEAILHLPKGTEHFVSDVHGEFAAFDHVLRNGSGSVKEKLVECFADTSVDIDDLATLIYYPEEKMQLEKARMTQAEREQWYGEKIQLLIQAINFSSRKYTRSKVRKALPKRFSYIIEELLTESQKEPGKEGYFHAIIDKIIQLHQATALIKDLCYLIQRFVVDHLHVVGDIYDRGPAPDFIMERLIQHHSVDIQWGNHDIVWMAAMAGSPIAIMNLLRICARYGNLDIVEERYGINVRPLVEYSKKHYVADAKFAPKLAPDEDELTETEKEYLNVVQQATTILQFKLEGQLIDRRPDFRMNDRHMLKNIHYETQEITLKGKTYPLVNFQAPTVNPQNPCALTTEEERLLKKLMLSFQASERLRRHTDFLIEKGSMYLCYNGNLLLHGCIPLHENGDFKSFRINQKQYAGKELLDFFEKQVRKSYKDYSVSDDLATDLLWYLWTGECSSLFGKNAMTTFERYYIEDKKIHKEEKNAYYYLRNEEHICQDILALFDLPITGHIINGHTPVKAKKGESPIKANGRLLVIDGGFAKSYQQETGLAGYTLLSNSYGLQLVAHQPFSSVDEAVESGTDILSTKRLVERVDTRTTVGSTNTGQKLKQEMTALETLYQNYEKC; encoded by the coding sequence ATGTCAAAGGAAAAATATTATGCTTTATTAAAAGAAAAATTTCAAAATAAGGAAAATGTTGTTACCGAGATTATTAACTTAGAAGCGATTTTGCATTTACCGAAAGGAACAGAGCACTTTGTGAGTGATGTTCACGGGGAATTTGCGGCATTTGATCATGTATTACGCAATGGTTCAGGGAGTGTCAAAGAAAAATTAGTCGAGTGTTTTGCAGATACGTCTGTGGATATTGATGATTTAGCAACCTTGATTTATTATCCAGAAGAAAAAATGCAATTGGAAAAAGCGCGGATGACCCAAGCCGAACGTGAGCAATGGTACGGTGAAAAAATCCAATTGTTAATTCAAGCGATTAATTTTTCTAGTAGAAAATATACACGTTCCAAAGTACGAAAAGCTTTACCGAAGCGTTTTAGTTATATCATTGAAGAATTATTAACCGAATCCCAAAAAGAGCCAGGCAAAGAAGGCTATTTTCATGCCATTATTGACAAAATTATTCAACTCCATCAAGCGACGGCATTAATTAAAGATTTATGCTATTTAATTCAACGCTTTGTTGTGGATCACCTGCATGTTGTCGGTGATATTTATGATCGTGGACCAGCACCGGATTTTATTATGGAGCGCTTGATTCAACATCATTCTGTTGATATACAGTGGGGCAATCATGATATTGTTTGGATGGCCGCGATGGCCGGTTCACCGATTGCGATTATGAATTTACTACGTATTTGTGCGCGTTATGGCAACTTAGATATTGTTGAAGAACGTTATGGTATCAATGTTCGTCCGCTTGTTGAATACAGTAAAAAACATTACGTTGCGGATGCGAAATTTGCCCCTAAATTAGCGCCAGATGAAGACGAATTAACCGAAACAGAAAAAGAATATTTGAATGTTGTCCAACAAGCAACGACAATCTTGCAATTTAAACTCGAAGGTCAACTTATTGATCGTCGCCCTGATTTTCGCATGAATGACCGGCATATGTTGAAAAATATTCATTATGAGACGCAAGAAATTACATTGAAGGGGAAGACGTATCCTCTGGTTAATTTTCAAGCGCCAACAGTCAATCCCCAAAATCCTTGTGCTTTAACGACAGAAGAGGAGCGCTTATTAAAGAAATTGATGCTCTCATTTCAAGCGTCAGAAAGACTGCGTCGTCACACGGATTTCTTAATTGAAAAAGGCAGTATGTACTTGTGTTATAACGGAAATTTATTGCTCCACGGCTGTATTCCATTACATGAAAATGGTGATTTCAAGTCGTTTCGTATCAATCAAAAACAATATGCGGGCAAAGAATTATTGGATTTCTTTGAAAAACAAGTGCGTAAAAGTTACAAAGATTATTCGGTTTCTGATGATCTAGCGACCGATTTATTGTGGTATTTGTGGACAGGCGAATGCTCTTCGTTATTTGGTAAAAATGCGATGACTACTTTTGAACGTTATTACATTGAAGATAAGAAGATTCATAAAGAAGAAAAAAATGCCTATTACTATTTGCGTAATGAAGAACACATTTGCCAAGATATTTTGGCACTGTTTGATTTACCAATTACTGGGCACATTATTAATGGCCATACACCTGTGAAAGCAAAAAAAGGCGAAAGCCCGATTAAAGCGAATGGTCGCTTGTTAGTGATTGATGGAGGCTTTGCGAAAAGTTATCAACAAGAAACAGGGTTGGCAGGTTATACGCTGCTTTCAAATAGTTATGGCTTACAGTTAGTCGCCCATCAACCATTTTCATCTGTGGATGAAGCTGTGGAAAGTGGCACCGATATTCTATCGACCAAACGTTTGGTCGAGCGCGTGGATACGCGAACGACGGTTGGTAGTACGAATACTGGTCAGAAATTAAAACAAGAAATGACTGCCTTAGAAACCTTGTATCAAAATTATGAAAAATGTTAA
- a CDS encoding DegV family protein has product MFQIITDACCDLPAEILDQANVAYIPMILTLDGKEYVDDLGQTFDYDGFLKCLQENKQPITSQINIGRYMEYFRPHVENGVPILYIGFSSGLSGSYSSALQAVELLKEEYPQVTIHCVDTKAASLGEGMLVLEAARMQQTGQTLEEIVQWLETYKMHVRSWVMVNDLKHLEKGGRISKAAATIGGLLHVKPIITVDTEGKLQNVDKVRGRNKAIHKIVEETTRDADLTMVNQFYLAHSGDEATAQQILDELKASYPEVPIIRYSLGPTIASHTGYGCLALFSMGKNERV; this is encoded by the coding sequence ATGTTTCAAATTATTACTGATGCGTGTTGCGATTTACCTGCAGAAATCCTAGATCAAGCAAATGTTGCCTATATTCCGATGATATTAACTCTAGACGGGAAAGAGTATGTCGATGATTTAGGTCAAACGTTTGATTACGATGGATTTTTAAAATGTCTACAAGAAAATAAACAACCGATAACTTCACAGATTAATATCGGTCGTTATATGGAATATTTTCGTCCACATGTGGAAAATGGCGTGCCCATTTTATATATCGGTTTTTCTTCGGGGCTTAGTGGCTCCTATAGCAGTGCCTTACAAGCAGTAGAATTGTTAAAAGAAGAATATCCACAAGTGACGATTCACTGTGTGGACACGAAAGCTGCCAGTTTAGGGGAAGGTATGTTAGTCCTAGAAGCTGCACGTATGCAACAAACAGGTCAAACATTAGAAGAAATTGTGCAATGGTTAGAAACGTATAAAATGCATGTCCGTTCTTGGGTTATGGTGAACGATTTGAAGCATCTTGAAAAAGGTGGACGTATTTCTAAGGCAGCGGCGACCATTGGTGGTCTATTACATGTGAAACCCATTATTACAGTCGATACAGAAGGCAAGTTACAAAATGTGGATAAAGTACGAGGACGCAATAAAGCCATTCATAAAATCGTCGAAGAAACGACGCGTGATGCCGATTTAACGATGGTGAATCAATTTTATTTAGCCCATAGCGGTGATGAGGCAACTGCTCAACAAATTTTGGATGAATTAAAAGCCAGTTATCCAGAGGTTCCAATCATTCGTTATTCATTAGGGCCAACGATTGCAAGTCATACTGGGTATGGCTGTCTGGCATTGTTTTCGATGGGGAAAAATGAACGTGTCTAG
- a CDS encoding adenylosuccinate synthase: MSSVVVVGTQWGDEGKGKITDFLSENAEVIARYQGGDNAGHTIKFDGVTYKLHLIPSGIFYKEKISVIGNGVVVNPKSLVKELAYLKDHNVSTENLRISDRAHVILPYHIKLDQLQEDAKGENKIGTTIKGIGPAYMDKAARVGIRVADLLDKEIFEERLRINLEEKNRQFVKMFDSEPIEFADIFEEYYEYGQQIKQYVTDTSVILNDALDEGKRVLFEGAQGVMLDIDQGTYPFVTSSNPVAGGVTIGSGVGPSKIDKVVGVCKAYTSRVGDGPFPSELFDEVGDTIREVGREYGTTTGRPRRVGWFDSVVMRHSRRVSGITNLSLNSIDVLSGLETVKICTAYELDGELIYHYPASLKELNRCKPVYEELPGWSEDITGCKSLAELPENARNYVRRISELVGVRISTLSVGPDRNQTNILESVWSQI, from the coding sequence ATGTCATCAGTGGTAGTTGTAGGTACGCAATGGGGCGATGAAGGAAAAGGGAAAATCACCGATTTCCTAAGTGAAAATGCAGAAGTCATCGCTCGTTATCAAGGTGGAGACAATGCAGGTCACACAATCAAATTCGATGGTGTCACATACAAATTGCACTTAATCCCATCAGGAATTTTCTACAAAGAAAAAATTAGCGTGATCGGAAATGGTGTGGTAGTTAACCCGAAATCTCTAGTAAAAGAATTAGCTTATTTAAAAGATCATAATGTTAGCACAGAAAACTTACGTATTTCAGATCGTGCGCACGTTATCTTGCCTTACCATATCAAATTGGATCAATTGCAAGAAGATGCTAAAGGCGAAAACAAAATCGGTACAACAATTAAAGGTATCGGACCAGCTTACATGGATAAAGCTGCTCGCGTGGGTATTCGCGTAGCTGATTTGTTAGACAAAGAAATTTTTGAAGAACGTCTACGTATTAACTTAGAAGAAAAAAATCGTCAATTCGTTAAAATGTTTGATTCAGAACCAATTGAATTTGCTGATATTTTTGAAGAATATTATGAATATGGGCAACAAATTAAACAATATGTGACAGACACTTCAGTTATTTTGAATGATGCGTTAGATGAAGGCAAACGTGTCTTATTCGAAGGCGCACAAGGTGTGATGTTGGATATTGACCAAGGAACATACCCATTCGTTACTTCGTCTAATCCAGTTGCAGGTGGTGTCACAATCGGTAGTGGTGTGGGACCTTCTAAAATTGATAAAGTAGTGGGTGTATGTAAAGCATATACTTCTCGTGTGGGTGATGGCCCATTCCCATCAGAATTATTTGATGAAGTTGGCGATACGATTCGTGAAGTTGGTCGTGAATATGGTACAACAACTGGTCGTCCACGTCGTGTGGGTTGGTTTGACTCAGTAGTGATGCGTCACTCTCGTCGTGTATCAGGAATCACGAACTTATCATTGAACTCAATTGACGTATTGAGTGGTTTAGAAACTGTTAAAATTTGTACAGCTTACGAATTAGATGGTGAATTGATTTACCATTACCCAGCAAGCTTAAAAGAATTAAACCGTTGTAAACCAGTCTATGAAGAATTACCAGGTTGGTCAGAAGACATTACTGGATGCAAATCATTAGCTGAATTACCAGAAAATGCACGTAACTATGTTCGTCGTATTTCTGAATTGGTTGGTGTTCGTATTTCTACTTTATCAGTAGGTCCAGACCGTAACCAAACAAACATCTTAGAAAGTGTTTGGTCTCAAATTTAA